A single Saccopteryx bilineata isolate mSacBil1 chromosome 11, mSacBil1_pri_phased_curated, whole genome shotgun sequence DNA region contains:
- the GRP gene encoding gastrin-releasing peptide, whose protein sequence is MRGLELPLLLLALVLCQAPRGPAAPVPAAEETLLARMYPRGNHWAVGHLMGKKSTGESPDVYEEGSRKHHLHGEYVLWEEAAKNLLSLMEGKGTRSHQSPPRGASGDSPVYLGFRG, encoded by the exons ATGCGCGGCCTCGAGCTGCCGCTCCTCCTGCTGGCGCTGGTCCTCTGCCAGGCGCCCCGGGGACCCGCCGCCCCGGTGCCGGCGGCCGAAGAGACCCTGCTGGCCAGGATGTACCCGCGCGGCAACCACTGGGCAGTGG ggcACTTAATGGGGAAGAAGAGCACAGGAGAGTCCCCGGATGTCTACGAGGAAGGGAGCCGGAAACACCACCTGCACGGGGAGTATGTTCTGTGGGAAGAAGCTGCAAAAAATTTGCTAAGCCTCATGGAAGGAAAGGGGACCAGAAGCCATCAGTCACCTCCACGGGGCGCCTCCGGGGATTCTCCAGTCTACTTGGGGTTCCGAGGATAG